A stretch of Colletotrichum lupini chromosome 2, complete sequence DNA encodes these proteins:
- a CDS encoding amino acid permease, whose product MRPVISGEANQQASFVPSILSSVLIASGRAITMFGSKEKTPQTSEGEVTPTNASKTDLENGETGGLQRDLNSRHLQFIAIGGTIGTGLFLGSGKAIATSGPVGCLIAFIFIGSIVYSVMTALCEMATYIPVPGAFTSYASRFIDPTLGFAMGWMYWFSWSITFALELTAAGVIIQYWNDSLSIAIFISVFWVVFTALNFMPIRIFGEVEMWFASIKVVTIVGFIIFAICINAGVGQQGYLGFKYWVSPGAFNESIVEGSVGKFIGFWSVLITAGFSFQGSELVGIGAGETKNPEKSVPSAVRWTFWGIFSLFVATIFFVGIIVPSDNPSLLLDSQDASASPLVIAANLAGVKVLPDIINAVLLTAVLSAANSNVYSGSRILVSLANERCAPQFMTYTNRFGSPYFAVATTSAVGLLAYMNLSSNGGVVFDWLLNVTAVAGFISWSCINICHLRFMAALKAQNIPRSSLPYLAPLQPYLSWYGLFFNVLIILTNGFAVFIEWSTSDFFTAYVSVLLFIVLLVGHKIFNRTMPLKAIDADVTSGTLRSQS is encoded by the exons TCCAAGGAAAAGACTCCTCAGACGAGTGAGGGCGAGGTTACGCCCACCAATGCCTCCAAGACCGATTTGGAGAATGGCGAGACGGGTGGTCTTCAGCGAGACCTCAACAGTCGTCACCTGCAGTTCATTGCCATCG GCGGTACTATCGGTACTGGTCTCTTCCTCGGTAGCGGTAAGGCCATCGCGACATCCGGCCCTGTCGGTTGCCTGATCGCCTTCATCTTCATCGGCTCCATCGTCTACTCCGTCATGACGGCGCTTTGCGAGATGGCCACCTACATTCCCGTCCCCGGAGCCTTCACCTCCTATGCCTCCCGGTTCATCGACCCCACTCTCGGCTTCGCCATGGGCTGGATGTACTGGTTCAGCTGGTCCATCACCTTCGCTCTCGAGTTGACTGCTGCTGGTGTCATTATCCAATACTGGAACGACAGCTTGAGTATTGCCATCTTCATCAGTGTCTTCTGGGTCGTCTTCACTGCCCTCAACTTCATGCCCATTCGCATCTTTGGTGAAGTTGAGATGTGGTTTGCTAGCATCAAGGTCGTTACCATTGTCGGTTTCATCATCTTTGCCATTTGCATCAACGCCGGCGTCGGCCAGCAGGGGTACCTGGGCTTCAAGTACTGGGTGAGCCCGGGTGCGTTCAACGAGTCCATTGTTGAGGGTTCCGTTGGCAAGTTCATCGGTTTCTGGTCCGTCCTGATCACCGCCGGTTTCAGTTTCCAGGGCTCCGAGTTGGTCGGTATTGGTGCTGGTGAGACCAAGAACCCCGAGAAGAGCGTCCCCAGTGCCGTCCGCTGGACCTTCTGGGGCATCTTCAGCTTGTTCGTGGCGACCATCTTCTTCGTTGGCATCATTGTGCCGTCCGACAACCCATCGCTTCTGCTCGATTCTCAGGATGCGTCGGCGTCTCCCTTGGTCATTGCTGCCAACTTGGCTGGTGTTAAGGTTCTCCCCGACATCATCAACGCTGTGCTCCTGACCGCCGTTCTCTCCGCCGCCAACTCCAATGTCTACTCTGGCTCCCGCATTCTCGTCTCGCTCGCCAACGAGAGGTGCGCTCCTCAGTTCATGACCTACACCAACAGATTCGGAAGTCCCTACTTCGCAGTTGCCACTACATCTGCCGTCGGTTTGCTCGCGTACATGAACCTGTCGTCCAACGGCGGTGTTGTCTTCGACTGGCTTTTGAACGTCACTGCCGTCGCTGGCTTCATCAGCTGGTCGTGCATCAACATCTGCCATCTGCGCTTCATGGCCGCCCTCAAGGCCCAGAACATCCCACGTAGCAGCCTGCCTTACCTTGCGCCACTGCAACCTTACCTTTCTTGGTACGGTCTGTTCTTTAACGTCCTCATCATTCTGACAAACGGATTCGCCGTCTTCATCGAATGGAGCACCAGTGACTTCTTCACTGCGTACGTCAGTGTCCTCCTGTTTATCGTCCTCTTGGTCGGTCACAAGATCTTTAACCGCACGATGCCCCTGAAGGCCATCGATGCCGATGTTACGAGTGGCACTCTGCGATCGCAATCATGA
- a CDS encoding Upc2 protein, whose amino-acid sequence MSKQLLDRLAGRRTHRKSRNGCSGCKKRHIKCDETRPECRNCIMAERVCSYLKTEPNDSSSAGSSTAAIVCTGIATPRGISADRCLAIPKDPGEVYSRTGQTFTASHMAFLHYAQSNMLEFMALTGNIRPLIDTAIEHSLTAPYLLDQLLGLSSLHLSTQNGPKASTYFHQATELQTRALGFFNQTKEHISDTTYIPTFVFASLLGIHVLYETLQWHCGSLADFIDAFVNYSRHHRGVRSVTGKYWEEILQSDLKPLLFIVDVMNKEPVKTPGPETKQLKEFLASVSTPSASTNVCITALEKLQWVVDLAGGQPSKFEVGVHAVMAWPLCIPDEYIEALHQHQPEAFVV is encoded by the coding sequence ATGTCAAAGCAGCTGCTCGACCGGCTCGCAGGCCGCCGAACACACCGCAAGTCGAGAAACGGCTGCAGCGGCTGTAAGAAACGCCACATCAAATGTGACGAGACTCGACCGGAATGCCGGAACTGCATCATGGCGGAGCGAGTATGCTCCTACTTGAAAACGGAGCCAAACGACAGCTCCTCAGCCGGATCCTCCACAGCAGCTATCGTCTGCACCGGCATTGCAACACCCAGAGGAATCAGCGCTGACCGGTGTTTGGCTATTCCCAAAGACCCCGGAGAAGTGTACTCACGTACCGGGCAGACTTTTACAGCGAGCCACATGGCTTTCCTTCACTATGCCCAGTCAAACATGTTAGAGTTCATGGCCCTGACCGGGAACATACGGCCTCTTATCGACACTGCGATTGAACACTCCCTGACGGCCCCGTATCTTCTGGACCAACTCCTCGGGCTATCATCACTTCATCTGTCAACGCAGAATGGGCCCAAGGCGTCCACGTACTTCCACCAAGCCACAGAGTTACAGACACGAGCTTTGGGTTTCTTCAACCAAACAAAAGAGCACATATCGGACACGACATACATCCCGACTTTCGTATTTGCGTCTCTTTTGGGCATACATGTTCTTTACGAAACGCTCCAATGGCACTGTGGCTCTCTCGCAGACTTCATCGATGCCTTTGTCAATTACTCGCGTCATCATCGAGGGGTACGATCCGTTACCGGGAAATACTGGGAAGAGATACTGCAATCTGACTTGAAGCCGCTCTTGTTCATCGTGGACGTCATGAATAAGGAGCCAGTCAAGACTCCAGGTCCGGAAACGAAGCAGCTGAAAGAATTCTTGGCAAGTGTCTCAACACCTTCTGCGTCGACAAATGTTTGTATCACGGCCCTAGAGAAGCTTCAATGGGTTGTCGACCTAGCTGGAGGGCAACCGTCAAAGTTCGAAGTCGGTGTTCACGCGGTTATGGCCTGGCCCCTATGCATCCCGGACGAGTATATCGAAGCACTGCACCAGCATCAACCGGAGGCTTTCGTCGTCTGA